Proteins encoded in a region of the Paucibacter sediminis genome:
- a CDS encoding efflux RND transporter permease subunit, protein MRITHLLCALSLFASAGSVMADGIPRVIRVEVSAVGASAERVERDLTMPMERALQAVPGLASLAAVSQEGLSVVELKFNSGPGPQDELAVTQVLSKALVPMRGWASLQRISSAEPTLR, encoded by the coding sequence ATGCGCATCACCCACCTCTTGTGTGCCCTCTCTCTCTTCGCCTCGGCCGGCTCCGTGATGGCTGACGGAATCCCGCGGGTCATTCGCGTCGAAGTCTCCGCCGTAGGTGCCAGCGCTGAACGGGTTGAGCGCGACCTCACCATGCCCATGGAGCGGGCGCTGCAGGCTGTGCCGGGTCTGGCGTCGCTGGCGGCCGTTTCGCAAGAAGGGCTTAGCGTCGTCGAGCTCAAGTTCAACAGCGGGCCCGGTCCACAGGATGAACTCGCGGTTACGCAGGTGTTGTCCAAAGCCCTCGTGCCGATGCGGGGCTGGGCGTCGCTGCAGCGCATTTCAAGCGCCGAGCCGACGCTGCGCTGA
- a CDS encoding excalibur calcium-binding domain-containing protein, translating into MTSMLRVTSRFFAYFTAAASLLLAASGASAMPANKCVVDGTVTYQQGPCPSSNQVRKVPTLEELNAVERKRRAAAAPSAPTKVAPAAPADPAPANAFSCDGRRYCSQMRSCAEAKYFLANCPGVKMDGDRDGIPCEEQWCPG; encoded by the coding sequence ATGACATCCATGCTTCGAGTCACATCCCGCTTTTTCGCGTACTTCACCGCGGCGGCAAGCCTGTTGCTCGCCGCTTCTGGCGCCAGCGCCATGCCAGCGAACAAGTGCGTGGTGGATGGCACGGTCACCTATCAGCAGGGCCCCTGTCCGTCCTCCAATCAGGTTCGCAAAGTTCCGACCCTGGAGGAACTGAATGCCGTGGAGAGAAAGCGCCGTGCGGCAGCTGCGCCAAGCGCTCCCACCAAGGTCGCCCCTGCTGCCCCTGCCGATCCTGCCCCAGCCAATGCTTTCAGCTGCGACGGCCGCAGGTACTGCTCGCAAATGAGGTCCTGCGCCGAAGCAAAATACTTCCTGGCCAACTGCCCCGGCGTGAAGATGGATGGCGACAGGGACGGGATCCCCTGCGAGGAGCAGTGGTGTCCCGGTTGA
- a CDS encoding class I SAM-dependent methyltransferase codes for MHSYYAARAAEYDAVYRKPERQADLRAIEAWLPARFDEGRAVLEVACGTGYWTQFIAARASRMLALDAAPETLAIAKTRVPDDGRVEFVVGDAYALPKGHGIACHAAFAGFWFSHVPLSRRREFLAGLAEALEPGARIVLIDNRFVAGSSTPLSERDAEGNTYQLRTLNDGSRHRVLKNFPSQAELEAAIEGLGTSPVFTEWQYFWAFEYVAAPGR; via the coding sequence ATGCACAGCTACTACGCCGCCCGCGCCGCCGAGTACGACGCCGTCTATCGCAAGCCGGAGCGCCAGGCCGATCTGCGCGCCATCGAGGCCTGGCTGCCCGCGCGCTTCGATGAGGGCAGGGCCGTGCTGGAGGTGGCTTGCGGCACCGGCTACTGGACCCAGTTCATCGCCGCCAGGGCGTCGCGAATGCTCGCGCTCGATGCGGCGCCCGAGACCCTGGCGATCGCAAAGACCCGGGTACCCGACGACGGGCGCGTCGAGTTCGTGGTCGGCGACGCCTATGCCCTGCCCAAGGGGCACGGCATCGCTTGCCATGCGGCCTTCGCGGGCTTCTGGTTCTCGCATGTGCCGCTGAGCCGCCGCAGGGAGTTTCTGGCCGGGCTGGCCGAGGCCCTCGAACCCGGCGCGCGCATCGTCCTGATCGACAACCGATTCGTCGCGGGCAGCAGCACGCCCCTGAGCGAACGCGACGCCGAGGGCAATACCTATCAGCTCAGGACGCTCAATGACGGGTCCAGGCATCGGGTGCTGAAGAACTTTCCCAGCCAGGCGGAACTTGAGGCCGCCATCGAGGGCTTGGGGACAAGCCCTGTTTTCACTGAGTGGCAGTACTTCTGGGCCTTTGAATATGTGGCGGCGCCTGGGCGCTAG
- a CDS encoding DUF1801 domain-containing protein, with translation MKMILTPATTPEEYVAYLSGWQRRYVEALRDTVRASAPELEERLKWGHLVFFSAVGQGPVLIIRAEPTRVLFAFFRGQRLRHIEPRLKPGGKYELATLELRQDTPLSRETVVQLCVEAARLSGGVSGASAG, from the coding sequence ATGAAGATGATCCTGACCCCGGCCACCACGCCCGAGGAATACGTCGCGTACCTCTCCGGCTGGCAGCGCCGCTATGTCGAGGCCTTGCGCGATACCGTTCGCGCCAGCGCGCCCGAGCTGGAGGAGCGGCTGAAGTGGGGGCATCTGGTGTTCTTCTCCGCCGTCGGTCAAGGCCCGGTGCTGATCATCCGTGCCGAGCCCACGCGCGTGCTGTTCGCCTTCTTTCGCGGCCAGCGCCTGCGCCATATCGAGCCGCGCCTCAAGCCGGGCGGCAAGTACGAGCTGGCCACGCTGGAGCTGCGCCAGGACACGCCCCTGAGCCGGGAGACGGTGGTGCAGCTCTGCGTCGAGGCCGCGCGCCTGAGCGGCGGCGTCAGCGGGGCCAGCGCTGGCTGA
- a CDS encoding PPC domain-containing DNA-binding protein, which translates to MQLLPLRLTPGADLRPALADALRAQGWDSAFVVAGIGSLSEARLRYAGEPAEAVLAGPLEILSLAGSLGADGAHLHMAVADASGRVVGGHVGLLGNLIRTTAEILLAPLPDWQLTRAYDGRTGFKELVVRPR; encoded by the coding sequence ATGCAGCTGCTGCCCCTCCGCCTCACGCCCGGCGCCGACCTCAGGCCCGCCTTGGCAGATGCCCTGCGTGCGCAGGGCTGGGACTCGGCCTTTGTCGTCGCCGGCATCGGCAGCCTGTCCGAGGCCAGGCTGCGTTACGCGGGCGAGCCGGCGGAGGCGGTGCTGGCCGGCCCGCTGGAGATCCTGAGCCTGGCGGGCAGCCTCGGCGCCGACGGCGCGCATCTGCACATGGCCGTTGCCGATGCCAGCGGCCGCGTCGTCGGTGGCCATGTGGGCCTGCTTGGCAACCTGATCCGGACCACGGCCGAGATCCTGCTGGCCCCGCTGCCGGACTGGCAACTCACGCGTGCCTACGATGGCCGCACCGGCTTCAAGGAGCTGGTGGTCCGCCCGCGGTAG
- a CDS encoding DUF1801 domain-containing protein, which yields MPNAKTSKPGAKPAAAPAAAESPAALIDAKIQALGDWRGALLTRLRALMREADPEVVEEWKWSTPVWSRGGIICTGESYKAVVKMTFPKGASLPDPARLFNSSLEGNVRRAIDIREGEALNEAALKALIRAAVALNLRA from the coding sequence ATGCCCAATGCCAAAACCTCCAAGCCCGGCGCGAAGCCGGCCGCAGCGCCCGCTGCCGCCGAGTCTCCGGCCGCATTGATTGACGCCAAGATCCAGGCGCTGGGTGATTGGCGGGGCGCCTTGCTGACGCGGCTGCGCGCGCTGATGCGCGAGGCCGACCCCGAGGTGGTGGAGGAGTGGAAGTGGAGCACACCGGTGTGGTCGCGTGGCGGCATCATCTGCACCGGCGAGAGCTACAAGGCGGTGGTGAAGATGACCTTCCCGAAGGGCGCATCGCTGCCCGACCCCGCGCGCCTCTTCAACTCAAGCCTGGAGGGCAATGTGCGCCGCGCCATCGACATCCGCGAGGGCGAGGCGCTGAACGAGGCGGCGCTGAAGGCGCTGATCCGCGCCGCGGTGGCGCTCAATCTGCGGGCGTGA
- a CDS encoding VOC family protein, translating into MNLGTVELKAFVPARDFELSKRFYQAVGFTMPWCDEGLAYLHAGACSFLLQNFYVAELASNFMLHLSVEKVDDWHRKLLEEDIPARFGVRLGALENQPWAMRDFVLHDPSGVLWRISENLPKPV; encoded by the coding sequence ATGAATCTCGGTACCGTGGAGCTCAAGGCCTTCGTGCCGGCGCGCGACTTCGAGCTCAGCAAGCGCTTCTACCAGGCCGTCGGTTTCACCATGCCCTGGTGCGACGAGGGCCTGGCCTATCTGCATGCGGGCGCCTGCAGCTTTCTGCTGCAGAACTTCTACGTGGCCGAGCTGGCCAGCAACTTCATGCTGCACCTCTCGGTGGAAAAGGTGGACGACTGGCATCGCAAGCTGCTGGAGGAGGACATCCCCGCCCGCTTCGGCGTGCGCCTCGGCGCGCTGGAGAACCAGCCCTGGGCCATGCGCGACTTTGTGCTGCACGACCCCAGCGGCGTACTCTGGCGCATCTCCGAGAACCTGCCCAAGCCCGTCTGA
- a CDS encoding alkane 1-monooxygenase: MSSSSSNTLPTAPAGGAWRDRYRWWWLLSPAFPGLVWLNLVQYQLSGHEAWLWVSSAVMYGLIPLLDWLLGADPRNPPDAAVPALEQDRWYRAIVVAFVPFQFGLTLHGAWIAATQELSLFGWAGLILSVGGINGVAINTAHELGHKLPRWERWLARITLAPVAYGHFYVEHNRGHHLRVATPADPASARLGESFWAFLPRTMWGSLVSAWEIERTRLARLGLGPWHWRNECLQAWAMTVLLYGALCIWLGLGATLPFLLVQAFYGASLLEVVNYIEHYGLLRPLDANTGRPVRCAPEHSWNSSHRVSNLFLYQLQRHSDHHAHPGRRYQALRHFEQSPQLPSGYAAMLMLAYLPPLWFRVMDARVLRHYGGDPRRANLQPAKREALLRRWGQA, from the coding sequence ATGAGCAGTAGCAGCAGCAACACCCTCCCCACCGCCCCGGCCGGCGGCGCCTGGCGCGACCGCTACCGCTGGTGGTGGCTGCTCTCGCCCGCCTTCCCGGGCCTGGTGTGGCTGAACCTGGTGCAGTACCAGCTCAGCGGACACGAAGCGTGGCTGTGGGTCAGCAGTGCGGTGATGTATGGGCTGATCCCGCTGCTGGACTGGCTGCTGGGCGCCGACCCGCGCAACCCGCCCGATGCCGCCGTGCCGGCGCTGGAGCAGGACCGCTGGTACCGCGCCATCGTGGTGGCCTTCGTGCCCTTCCAGTTCGGCCTCACCCTGCACGGCGCCTGGATCGCCGCCACGCAGGAGCTGAGCCTGTTTGGCTGGGCCGGCCTGATCCTCAGCGTCGGCGGCATCAACGGCGTGGCCATCAACACCGCCCACGAGCTGGGCCACAAGCTGCCGCGCTGGGAGCGCTGGCTCGCGCGCATCACGCTGGCACCGGTGGCCTACGGGCATTTTTATGTGGAGCACAACCGCGGCCACCACCTGCGCGTGGCCACGCCGGCCGACCCGGCCAGCGCCCGCCTGGGCGAGAGCTTCTGGGCCTTTCTGCCGCGCACCATGTGGGGCAGCCTGGTTTCGGCCTGGGAGATCGAGCGCACGCGTCTGGCCAGGCTGGGCCTGGGCCCCTGGCACTGGCGCAACGAATGCCTGCAGGCCTGGGCCATGACCGTGCTCCTGTATGGCGCTCTGTGCATCTGGCTGGGCCTGGGCGCCACCTTGCCCTTCCTGCTGGTGCAGGCCTTCTACGGCGCCAGCCTGCTGGAGGTGGTGAACTACATCGAGCATTACGGCCTGCTGCGCCCGCTGGACGCCAACACCGGCCGCCCGGTGCGCTGCGCCCCCGAGCATTCCTGGAACTCCAGCCACCGCGTCTCGAATCTCTTCCTCTACCAGCTGCAGCGCCACAGCGACCACCATGCCCACCCGGGCCGGCGCTACCAGGCGCTGCGCCATTTCGAGCAGAGCCCGCAACTGCCCTCAGGCTATGCCGCCATGCTGATGCTGGCCTATCTGCCGCCGCTGTGGTTCCGCGTGATGGATGCACGCGTGCTGAGGCATTACGGCGGCGACCCGCGGCGCGCCAATCTGCAACCGGCCAAGCGCGAGGCGCTGCTGCGGCGCTGGGGTCAGGCGTAA
- a CDS encoding DUF3224 domain-containing protein, protein MSSATTPTGPHTARGQFSVKIGAPEAMPAPAGGTPMFRRSLDKRYEGELQGQALGEMLAAGQPQAGAAAYTALESFVGQLQGRSGSFALAHLGLMSEGQQDLRIAIVPGSGQGELAGISGALLLRIEAGVHHYELKYRLAP, encoded by the coding sequence ATGAGCAGCGCCACCACTCCCACCGGCCCGCACACCGCCCGCGGCCAGTTCAGCGTCAAGATCGGCGCGCCCGAGGCCATGCCCGCCCCCGCCGGTGGCACGCCCATGTTCAGGCGCAGCCTCGACAAGCGCTACGAGGGCGAGCTGCAGGGCCAGGCCCTGGGCGAGATGCTGGCGGCGGGCCAGCCGCAGGCCGGCGCGGCCGCCTACACCGCGCTGGAGTCCTTTGTGGGCCAGCTGCAGGGCCGCAGCGGCAGCTTCGCGCTGGCGCATCTGGGCCTGATGAGCGAGGGCCAGCAGGATCTGCGCATCGCCATCGTGCCGGGCTCGGGCCAGGGCGAGCTGGCCGGCATCAGCGGCGCGCTGCTGCTGCGCATCGAGGCCGGCGTGCACCATTACGAGCTGAAGTACCGCCTGGCTCCGTAA
- a CDS encoding MBL fold metallo-hydrolase, translated as MNTHLPRFIRPLLAAALVSSGLAAEAQGSGTPAPLSLQIINHGPASFHVNSVLVSGAREAILLDAGFTRADALRVAAAVLDSGKKLSTIYVSAADPDYYFGLEVLHAEFPEARIVAAAPTLKKLAAALPTKLQVWGPRLGANAPRQPVLPEALAGNSLSLEGQTLEIRGLDDSLAHRSYVWIPSIKAVVGGVNVFGNLHAWTADTQTPAERAAWLSKLDGIAALQPAVVVPGHMLPGTPQDLTAVNHTRAYLQRFEAELPKAADAAALIATMKAAYPQAGLGIALEIGAKVNKGEMKW; from the coding sequence ATGAACACGCACCTGCCCCGTTTCATCCGCCCCCTGCTCGCCGCCGCCCTGGTGAGCAGCGGCCTGGCCGCCGAGGCCCAGGGCAGCGGCACGCCCGCACCGCTGAGCCTGCAGATCATCAACCACGGCCCGGCCAGCTTCCATGTGAACTCGGTGCTGGTGAGCGGCGCCAGGGAGGCCATCCTGCTGGACGCCGGCTTCACCCGCGCCGACGCCCTGCGCGTGGCCGCCGCCGTGCTGGACAGCGGCAAGAAGCTCAGCACCATCTATGTGAGCGCCGCCGACCCCGACTACTACTTCGGTCTGGAAGTGCTGCACGCCGAATTCCCCGAGGCCCGCATCGTGGCCGCCGCGCCCACGCTGAAGAAGCTGGCCGCCGCCCTGCCCACCAAGCTCCAGGTCTGGGGCCCGCGCCTGGGCGCCAATGCGCCGCGCCAACCGGTGCTGCCCGAGGCGCTGGCGGGCAATAGCCTGAGCCTGGAGGGCCAGACCCTGGAGATCCGCGGCCTGGACGACAGCCTGGCGCATCGCAGCTATGTGTGGATCCCGTCCATCAAGGCGGTGGTGGGTGGCGTGAATGTGTTCGGCAATCTGCATGCCTGGACCGCCGACACCCAGACCCCGGCCGAGCGCGCCGCCTGGCTGAGCAAGCTGGACGGCATCGCCGCCCTGCAGCCCGCCGTGGTGGTGCCCGGCCATATGCTGCCCGGCACGCCGCAGGACCTCACGGCCGTGAACCACACGCGTGCCTATCTGCAACGCTTCGAGGCCGAGCTGCCCAAGGCCGCCGACGCCGCCGCGCTGATCGCCACCATGAAGGCCGCCTACCCGCAGGCCGGGCTGGGCATCGCGCTGGAGATTGGCGCCAAGGTCAACAAGGGCGAGATGAAGTGGTGA
- a CDS encoding LysR family transcriptional regulator has protein sequence MDRLKAAQVFVAVVERGSLTAAAEALGLSRAMASRHLEAVEQWLGARLLQRSTRRLSLTDAGAEALPRCRQLVELAEEAEQAASARQLSVHGRLRVAASMSFAQQHLAPAAAAFLALHPRTQIEVLVSEQAVNLVEDRIDLALRISNQLDPALIARRLTLCRSVLCAAPAYLREHPAPAQPGELLAHACVAHARFGSEAWSLQNAQGERLLQPLPPPRLLANEALLLQQAVLAGAGIGLLPTYLVGPALAAGTLLRVLPGWEPEQLGVHAVYTSRRHQPLLLRSFVDFLAERFDPSLPYWDRL, from the coding sequence ATGGACAGACTCAAGGCGGCCCAGGTCTTCGTGGCTGTGGTGGAGCGCGGCAGCCTCACCGCGGCGGCCGAGGCCCTGGGCCTTTCGCGCGCCATGGCCAGCCGCCATCTGGAGGCGGTGGAGCAATGGCTGGGCGCGCGCCTGCTGCAGCGCAGCACCCGGCGCCTGAGCCTCACCGACGCGGGCGCCGAGGCCCTGCCGCGCTGCCGCCAGCTGGTGGAGCTGGCCGAGGAGGCCGAGCAGGCCGCCAGCGCGCGCCAGCTGAGCGTGCATGGGCGGCTGCGCGTGGCGGCCTCGATGTCGTTTGCCCAGCAACACCTGGCCCCGGCGGCGGCGGCCTTCCTGGCCCTGCATCCGCGCACGCAGATCGAGGTGCTGGTGTCGGAGCAGGCGGTGAACCTGGTGGAGGACCGCATCGACCTGGCGCTGCGCATCAGCAACCAGCTCGACCCGGCCCTGATCGCCCGCCGGCTGACACTGTGTCGCTCGGTGCTGTGCGCCGCGCCCGCCTATCTGCGCGAGCATCCCGCACCGGCGCAGCCCGGCGAGCTGCTGGCCCATGCCTGCGTGGCGCATGCGCGCTTTGGCAGCGAGGCCTGGTCGCTGCAGAACGCCCAGGGTGAGCGGCTGCTGCAGCCGCTGCCGCCACCGCGCCTGCTGGCCAACGAGGCCTTGCTGCTGCAGCAGGCGGTGCTGGCAGGTGCCGGCATCGGCCTGCTGCCCACCTATCTGGTGGGCCCGGCGCTGGCGGCCGGCACGCTGCTGCGCGTGCTGCCCGGCTGGGAGCCCGAGCAGCTGGGCGTGCACGCGGTCTACACCAGCCGCCGCCACCAGCCGCTGCTGCTGCGCAGCTTCGTGGACTTTCTGGCCGAGCGCTTCGACCCGAGCCTGCCCTACTGGGACCGACTCTAG
- a CDS encoding substrate-binding periplasmic protein, whose translation MASISGKVEGLARRAAAAALALLALCAAAAAEPPATPLRLLTANFPPYTIESGHDAPGPLVNLTLELIARSGHAGQVEFVPWPRAQAITAREANALIIPLVRSSEREAKYQWIGKLYCRSMGFVALRERLHRFDEQTLASARLVVLRATPYGANLKAASITEATSFEDMAKMLSLDMVDAIYANQETALLALQARGIERAALALSAPVESDLLWLAASPGMPRARVEELQQALRALQKDGTMERLLEQSGLPRAACAGN comes from the coding sequence ATGGCATCCATCAGTGGCAAGGTCGAAGGGCTGGCCCGGCGCGCCGCCGCCGCCGCGCTTGCGCTGCTGGCGCTCTGCGCCGCGGCCGCCGCCGAACCGCCCGCCACGCCGCTGCGCCTGCTGACCGCCAATTTCCCGCCCTATACGATCGAGAGCGGCCACGACGCCCCCGGGCCGCTCGTCAACCTGACGCTGGAACTGATCGCCCGCAGCGGCCATGCCGGCCAGGTCGAGTTCGTGCCCTGGCCGCGCGCCCAGGCCATCACCGCACGCGAAGCCAACGCCCTCATCATCCCGCTGGTGCGCTCGAGCGAACGCGAGGCGAAGTACCAGTGGATCGGCAAGCTCTATTGCCGCAGCATGGGCTTTGTGGCGCTGCGCGAGCGCCTGCACCGCTTCGACGAGCAGACCCTGGCCAGCGCACGGCTGGTGGTGCTGCGCGCCACGCCCTATGGTGCGAACCTGAAGGCCGCCAGCATCACCGAGGCCACCTCCTTCGAGGACATGGCCAAGATGCTGAGCCTGGACATGGTGGACGCGATCTACGCGAACCAGGAGACCGCCCTGCTGGCCCTGCAGGCGCGCGGCATCGAGCGCGCGGCGCTGGCCCTGTCAGCGCCGGTCGAATCCGATCTGCTCTGGCTGGCCGCGTCGCCGGGCATGCCCAGGGCCAGGGTGGAGGAGCTGCAGCAGGCGCTGCGTGCGCTGCAGAAGGACGGCACGATGGAGCGCCTGCTCGAACAGTCGGGGCTGCCGCGCGCCGCCTGCGCGGGCAACTAG
- a CDS encoding AMP-binding protein: MPNQRLMLDYVYEHEAAQPDKVYLTQPVADAGGSRTIDYSWARTLDEARRMAAHLRSLQLPAGARIAILSKNCAHFIMAELAIWMAGGTTVSIFPTETAETVRFVLQHSEASLLFVGKLDTWAQQAAGVPAGLPCIALPLAPAGTGFDTWDDIIARTAPLTGRPQRAGSELAMLIYTSGSTGEPKGAMHSFERITRATELSVDFVKTLVPDLPEQRVLSYLPLAHVYERAVVECSSLVYGHTHVFFAESLDTFVQDLQRARPTVFCSVPRLWLKFQQGVFSKMPARKLDRLLSIPILGNVVRRKVLKGLGLDQVRVAMSASAPIPAELIRWYRRLGLNLLEGYGMTEDFAYSHASTLALNAPGYVGVPMPGVDVKLSEEGEILVKSPGQLLGYYKRPDLDAQCFTADGYFRTGDKGERRPDGLLKLTGRVKELFKTAKGKYVAPAPIENRINAHPMVEITLVSGVGQSAAFALVVLAEDLRPRLTEAALRAEVEQQMAALLQSVNAQSADYEQLQMLVLSTRPWTIENGCLTPTMKIKRSRIEAEVAARVEGWYAAGARVVWA, encoded by the coding sequence ATGCCGAATCAGCGCCTGATGCTCGACTACGTCTACGAACATGAGGCCGCCCAGCCCGACAAGGTCTATCTCACCCAGCCGGTTGCCGACGCAGGCGGCAGCCGCACCATCGACTACAGCTGGGCCCGCACCCTGGACGAGGCGCGCCGCATGGCCGCCCATCTGCGCAGCCTGCAGCTGCCCGCCGGCGCGCGCATCGCCATCCTCTCCAAGAACTGCGCCCACTTCATCATGGCCGAGCTGGCGATCTGGATGGCCGGCGGCACCACGGTGTCCATCTTCCCGACCGAGACCGCCGAGACGGTGCGCTTTGTGCTGCAGCACAGCGAGGCCAGCCTGCTGTTCGTCGGCAAGCTCGATACCTGGGCCCAGCAGGCGGCGGGCGTGCCCGCGGGCCTGCCCTGCATCGCCTTGCCGCTGGCGCCGGCCGGCACCGGTTTCGACACCTGGGACGACATCATCGCCCGCACCGCGCCGCTCACCGGCCGTCCGCAGCGCGCCGGCAGCGAGCTGGCGATGCTGATCTACACCTCGGGCTCCACCGGCGAGCCCAAGGGGGCGATGCACAGCTTTGAGCGCATCACCCGCGCCACCGAGCTGAGCGTGGACTTCGTCAAGACCCTGGTGCCCGACCTGCCCGAGCAGCGCGTGCTGTCCTACCTGCCGCTGGCCCATGTCTACGAGCGCGCGGTGGTGGAATGCTCATCGCTGGTCTATGGCCACACCCATGTGTTCTTCGCCGAATCGCTGGACACCTTTGTGCAGGACCTGCAGCGCGCCCGCCCCACCGTGTTCTGCTCGGTGCCGCGGCTGTGGCTGAAGTTCCAGCAGGGCGTGTTCAGCAAGATGCCGGCCAGGAAGCTGGATCGGCTGCTGAGCATCCCGATCCTGGGCAACGTCGTGCGGCGCAAGGTGCTCAAGGGCCTGGGCCTGGACCAGGTGCGGGTGGCGATGAGCGCCTCGGCACCGATCCCGGCCGAGCTGATCCGCTGGTACCGCCGCCTCGGCCTCAATTTGCTGGAGGGCTATGGCATGACCGAGGACTTCGCCTACTCGCATGCCTCCACGCTGGCACTGAATGCCCCGGGTTATGTGGGCGTGCCCATGCCGGGCGTGGACGTGAAGCTCAGCGAGGAGGGCGAGATCCTGGTGAAGTCGCCCGGCCAGCTGCTGGGCTATTACAAGCGCCCCGATCTGGACGCGCAATGCTTCACCGCCGACGGCTACTTCCGCACCGGCGACAAGGGCGAGCGCCGGCCCGACGGCCTGCTCAAGCTCACCGGCCGGGTGAAGGAGCTGTTCAAGACCGCCAAGGGCAAGTATGTGGCGCCGGCGCCGATCGAGAACCGCATCAACGCCCACCCGATGGTGGAGATCACCCTGGTCTCGGGCGTGGGCCAGTCGGCCGCTTTCGCCCTGGTGGTGCTGGCCGAAGACCTGCGCCCCAGGCTGACGGAGGCCGCCCTGCGCGCCGAGGTCGAGCAGCAGATGGCGGCGCTGCTGCAAAGCGTCAACGCGCAATCGGCCGACTACGAGCAGCTGCAGATGCTGGTGCTCAGCACCAGGCCCTGGACGATCGAGAACGGCTGCCTCACCCCCACCATGAAGATCAAGCGCAGCCGCATCGAGGCCGAGGTGGCCGCGCGCGTGGAGGGCTGGTACGCGGCGGGCGCGCGGGTGGTGTGGGCGTAG
- a CDS encoding OmpA family protein, producing the protein MLLSACATKDFVRETVAPVQTSVEGLGTRVQAHDDGLKALDDRLQGSETRLLALQQEAAARAQAANNLPAPPGLLMSALLTDDKIKFSSGRAQLTEQAGQELDQLVAKLKADNQPVFVEIQGHTDATGSEAINQQLGLKRAEAVRLHLARAGLPLARMATISYGESAPLADNSTREGRSTNRRVQLIVMR; encoded by the coding sequence ATGTTGCTGAGCGCTTGCGCCACCAAGGATTTCGTCAGAGAGACCGTCGCTCCGGTGCAGACCAGCGTGGAAGGTCTCGGCACCCGCGTTCAGGCGCATGACGACGGCCTCAAGGCTCTGGATGACCGACTGCAAGGCAGCGAGACGCGCCTCCTGGCCTTGCAGCAGGAAGCTGCGGCGCGAGCCCAGGCCGCTAACAATCTGCCCGCGCCGCCCGGCCTGCTGATGAGCGCCCTGCTGACCGATGACAAGATCAAGTTCAGCTCGGGCCGCGCCCAGCTCACCGAGCAGGCCGGTCAGGAACTCGATCAACTCGTCGCCAAGCTCAAGGCCGACAACCAGCCTGTGTTCGTCGAAATCCAGGGCCACACCGACGCTACTGGCAGCGAAGCAATTAACCAGCAACTGGGCCTCAAGCGGGCCGAAGCGGTGCGCCTGCACCTAGCCCGCGCCGGCCTGCCCCTGGCGCGCATGGCAACAATCAGCTATGGCGAATCTGCGCCCCTGGCCGACAACAGCACCCGCGAAGGCCGCAGCACGAACAGGCGTGTTCAACTGATCGTGATGCGCTGA
- a CDS encoding PEP-CTERM sorting domain-containing protein — protein MVKVAFFAAMFLAFARGASALPLIDNFDRSQTVAQDNSNGIASSSATRSPLDPSTIIGGEREVYVNAFSGADEFNGTRAGVSGSRFSFANDAGVVGFGALRWDGGSVTGFDLTNADLGINRTGFAPVNFSAVADSLKLTMLRSDASFPFTLQFFSGATDWTSFTFSAIPVCSAADSSCMSQAGAVAGPTDFYFNFALINLLGTKSGTGADFSSITAMQAIFNFNPMSGSPGQAESIDFSMDFATVSPPPVPEPGTLTLSILGLFSLMCMVARRRHSN, from the coding sequence ATGGTCAAGGTCGCATTTTTTGCTGCTATGTTCCTGGCGTTCGCCCGTGGCGCGTCGGCACTCCCTTTGATCGACAACTTCGATCGCTCGCAAACCGTTGCGCAAGACAATTCGAACGGCATCGCTAGTTCGTCTGCGACAAGGTCTCCGCTCGATCCCAGCACCATCATCGGCGGGGAACGCGAGGTCTACGTCAACGCGTTCAGTGGGGCTGACGAATTCAACGGTACGCGCGCCGGCGTCTCGGGTTCAAGGTTTTCTTTCGCTAACGACGCCGGCGTCGTTGGTTTTGGCGCTTTACGCTGGGATGGCGGCAGCGTCACCGGCTTCGACCTGACGAATGCTGACCTTGGCATCAATCGGACCGGGTTCGCACCCGTCAACTTTTCAGCCGTTGCAGACAGCCTGAAGCTCACAATGCTGCGCTCAGATGCCTCTTTCCCGTTCACGCTGCAGTTCTTCTCGGGCGCGACCGACTGGACAAGTTTCACCTTCAGCGCAATACCCGTGTGCAGCGCGGCGGACAGCAGTTGCATGTCGCAGGCAGGAGCAGTCGCCGGCCCCACCGACTTCTATTTCAACTTCGCCCTTATCAATTTGCTCGGAACCAAGTCAGGTACAGGTGCCGATTTCTCGAGCATCACTGCGATGCAGGCGATCTTCAATTTCAATCCCATGTCCGGCAGTCCGGGACAGGCGGAATCGATTGATTTCTCGATGGATTTTGCGACTGTGTCGCCTCCCCCGGTGCCCGAACCGGGCACGCTGACACTAAGCATCCTTGGCCTGTTCAGCCTGATGTGCATGGTGGCGCGCCGGCGCCATTCGAACTGA